The following coding sequences are from one Ruminococcus flavefaciens AE3010 window:
- a CDS encoding PH domain-containing protein: MKQYVPDRHCLSTLRILITAAVGIISAAAKYFIPFDNIVFIIVVSAVSIACFEMFIHLPMYFSSIKYTATETEVMKSSGVFIKVHQSVRYSSIQYTTIISSPFSQYTGFNFIIFFVYGGQLRLLFLKQSDAKEILELSGSISVKGDRYVP; the protein is encoded by the coding sequence ATGAAGCAATATGTACCTGACAGGCATTGTCTGTCAACTTTGAGGATACTTATAACTGCGGCTGTTGGTATTATATCTGCTGCGGCAAAGTATTTTATCCCTTTTGATAATATTGTATTTATTATTGTAGTTTCGGCTGTTTCAATAGCCTGCTTTGAAATGTTCATTCATCTCCCCATGTATTTTTCGTCCATAAAATATACAGCCACTGAGACGGAAGTAATGAAAAGCAGCGGCGTCTTTATAAAAGTTCATCAATCGGTTCGTTATTCATCTATTCAATATACAACTATCATCAGCAGCCCCTTTTCTCAGTATACGGGATTTAATTTTATAATATTCTTCGTTTACGGCGGTCAGCTGAGACTTCTTTTTCTCAAGCAGTCGGACGCCAAGGAGATACTTGAGCTTTCGGGCAGCATAAGTGTAAAGGGGGATAGGTATGTACCATGA